The following are from one region of the Corynebacterium hindlerae genome:
- a CDS encoding enoyl-CoA hydratase/isomerase family protein: MSALTIDYLDDRVVATMARPEVRNAIDAQMIAEFHELCATLENDPKILIITGAEGIFASGADIGQLRERRRDDALRGVNSTLFTRIARLPMPVIAAIDGYALGGGSELALAADFRLGTPRIKVGQPETGLGITAAAGALWRLREVVGEPIAKEILLAGRILNAEEALACGYVTGLHEDVLAAAHELADRVGKQDPLAVRLSKQLFAMPAAAHPYVDNIAQAICFESEAKFDRMQAFLDRKKK, encoded by the coding sequence ATGTCTGCTCTGACCATTGACTACTTGGACGATCGCGTCGTTGCGACGATGGCGCGCCCCGAGGTCCGCAACGCCATCGACGCGCAGATGATCGCCGAATTCCACGAGCTCTGCGCAACGCTGGAAAACGACCCAAAGATCCTCATCATCACCGGCGCCGAAGGGATTTTCGCCTCCGGCGCGGACATCGGCCAGCTGCGGGAACGCAGGCGTGACGACGCCCTCCGCGGTGTCAACTCCACCCTTTTTACCCGCATCGCTCGCCTACCGATGCCCGTCATCGCAGCGATCGACGGCTACGCCCTCGGCGGCGGGTCGGAACTAGCGCTAGCAGCGGATTTCCGGCTCGGCACCCCACGCATCAAGGTCGGCCAGCCGGAAACCGGACTCGGGATCACCGCGGCAGCAGGTGCCTTGTGGCGACTCCGGGAGGTAGTCGGCGAGCCGATCGCTAAGGAAATCCTGCTGGCGGGACGCATCTTGAATGCGGAAGAGGCCCTGGCCTGCGGTTATGTGACGGGATTGCATGAGGATGTGCTGGCAGCGGCGCATGAGTTGGCGGACCGCGTCGGCAAGCAAGACCCGCTGGCTGTGCGCCTCTCCAAGCAGCTGTTCGCCATGCCCGCCGCCGCGCACCCGTACGTGGACAACATCGCCCAGGCAATCTGCTTCGAATCCGAAGCGAAATTCGACCGCATGCAGGCTTTTCTAGATAGGAAGAAGAAATGA